One region of Maylandia zebra isolate NMK-2024a linkage group LG10, Mzebra_GT3a, whole genome shotgun sequence genomic DNA includes:
- the vps51 gene encoding vacuolar protein sorting-associated protein 51 homolog, producing the protein MDEGSVPVAEDPGRRRRVHGMLKIYYGLNEEGKAPEQPESLDPCDINGPHFDPELYLNKLRRECSLTELMDQETCMVRQIRSLDSDMQTLVYENYNKFISATDTIRKMKNDFKKMEDEMDCLSANMAAITEFSARISGTLQDQHAQITKLSGVHTLLRKLQFLFELPARLNKCLELQAYAQAVNTHRRARCVLQQYSHLPSFKGIQDDCHAIMDKLAQELRQKFRDGGSSAKDLSECVELLLQLDEPAEELCDKFLSHARSRLESDLQGLEAEIRPYPSTATKDASAHGLSSATAPGSPTDGSPKNSSLPSPASNTDILEFIDRGCNEFVSSLCLVITSYQELFINHAQKGELASKNIPQMANGKLHAFVDDLAARYFMLVERRIQEEKGVGDNSLLVRALDRFHRRLQAVAKLLPGSAVPNKGTEIVIRAATERVKQYLSALQSFYMDSLTDVRQALATPRLSVAGTSVAGPASGRDAPTSLPELLSSLSASILNQIKSVLASVHLFTAKDITFSNKPYFKGEFCSQGVRESLVVSFIKFVCQSSRQFCETAGDKGGSTPPALLLLLSRLCLEYETSTISYILTLTDEQFLVQHHSPVTPVTTLCAEAREAAQKLLNHYVKVQGLIISQMLRKSVETRDWVNTIEPRNVRAVMKRVVEDTTSIDVQVGLLYEEGVRKAHSSDSSKRTFSVYSSSRQQARYAASYTPSAPMDTNLLSNIHKLFSERIDIFSSVEFNKVSVMTGIIKISLKTFLECVRLRTFGRYGLQQIQVDCHYLQMYLWRFVSDENLVHFLLDEIVGSAAHRCLDPAPMEQSVIEVICERG; encoded by the exons ATGGACGAGGGCTCGGTGCCGGTGGCTGAAGACCCGGGAAGGAGGCGGAGGGTGCACGGCATGTTGAAGATCTACTACGGGCTGAATGAGGAAGGAAAGGCCCCGGAGCAGCCGGAGTCCCTGGATCCCTGCGACATCAATGGGCCTCATTTCGACCCGGAGCTCTATCTCAACAAG CTCAGGAGGGAGTGCTCTCTCACGGAGCTGATGGACCAGGAGACCTGTATGGTCAGGCAGATCCGCTCTTTGGACAGCGACATGCAAACCCTGGTGTATGAAAACTACAACAAGTTTATATCTGCTACAG ACACCATAAGAAAGATGAAGAATGACTTCAAGAAAATGGAAGATGAAATGGATTGTCTGTCTGCTAACATGGCTGCGATCACAGAGTTCAGCGCTCGGATCAGCGGCACTCTTCAAGACCAGCACGCGCAGATAACCAAACTCTCTG GTGTTCACACTCTGTTGAGGAAGCTGCAGTTTCTGTTTGAACTCCCCGCaagattgaataaatgtttggaGCTGCAGGCCTACGCTCAGGCGGTGAACACCCACCGCCGTGCCCGCTGCGTACTGCAGCAGTACAGCCACCTGCCCTCCTTCAAGGGAATTCAGGATGACTGTCACGCCATCATGGACAAGCTGGCCCAGGAGCTTCGACAGAAGTTCAG GGATGGTGGGTCAAGTGCCAAAGATTTATCAGAGTGTGTGGAGCTTCTGTTGCAGTTGGATGAGCCTGCAGAAGAGCTCTGTGATAAATTCCTGAGCCACGCGCGGTCTCGCCTTGAGTCAGATCTTCAGGGCCTGGAAGCAGAGATAAGGCCGTACCCGTCCACAGCCACAAAAGATGCTTCCGCGCACGGGTTGTCGTCTGCAACAGCCCCCGGATCGCCGACCGACGGCTCCCCCAAAAACAGCTCTCTGCCTTCCCCCGCATCAAATACTGACATCCTGGAATTCATTGACAGAGGCTGCAATGAGTTTGTGAGCAGCTTATGCTTGGTAATCACTTCCTATCAAGAACTGTTTATCAACCATGCTCAAAAGGGCGAGCTGGCATCCAAAAATATTCCTCAGATGGCAAATGGCAAGCTGCATGCCTTTGTGGATGATTTGGCTGCTCGATATTTCATGCTTGTCGAGCGGAGAATACAAGAGGAGAAAGGGGTTGGGGATAACTCCCTACTTGTACGTGCGCTGGACCGCTTCCACCGCAGACTCCAGGCTGTGGCCAAACTTCTGCCTGGCTCAGCTGTGCCAAACAAGGGGACGGAGATTGTGATACGGGCGGCGACGGAGCGAGTCAAGCAGTACCTTTCCGCTCTGCAGAGCTTCTACATGGACAGCTTGACAGACGTGAGGCAGGCTCTGGCAACTCCTCGTCTCTCTGTGGCTGGCACTTCTGTGGCTGGGCCAGCCTCTGGCAGAGACGCTCCAACCAGCCTACCAGAGCTGCTCTCCTCCCTGTCAGCCTCAATTCTCAATCAGATTAAGTCGGTGCTGGCATCAGTGCATCTCTTTACAGCTAAGGACATCACATTCTCTAACAAGCCGTACTTCAAG GGTGAATTCTGCAGCCAGGGTGTACGTGAGAGCCTGGTGGTGAGCTTTATCAAGTTTGTATGCCAGTCTTCTCGGCAGTTTTGTGAGACCGCCGGAGACAAAGGAGGTTCAACTCCCCCAGCCCTTCTGTTGCTGCTGTCTCGTCTTTGCTTGGAGTACGAAACCTCAACCATCTCCTACATACTTACTCTCACAGATGAACAGTTCCTTGTACAG CACCACAGTCCCGTAACACCTGTTACAACTTTATGTGCAGAAGCCAGGGAGGCAGCACAGAAACTACTCAACCATTATGTCAAG gTTCAGGGTCTGATTATTTCCCAAATGTTAAGAAAAAGCGTTGAAACCAGAGACTGGGTTAACACTATTGAGCCAAGAAATGTCCGCGCTGTCATGAAGAGAGTAGTAGAGGACACCACATCCATTGATGTGCAG GTTGGTCTCTTGTATGAAGAGGGCGTGAGGAAAGCGCACAGCAGCGACTCCAGCAAAAGGACTTTCTCTGTCTACAGCAGCTCCAGGCAGCAAGCCCGCTATGCTGCCAGCTACACCCCAAG TGCTCCCATGGATACCAATCTGCTGAGCAACATACACAAGCTGTTCTCTGAAAGGATCGACATCTTTAGCTCAGTGGAGTTCAACAAG GTGTCCGTGATGACGGGAATTATCAAAATCAGCTTAAAAACATTCCTGGAGTGTGTCCGCCTGCGCACTTTTGGCCGATACGGGCTGCAGCAGATCCAGGTGGACTGCCACTACCTGCAGATGTACTTGTGGCGCTTTGTTTCCGACGAGAATCTCGTGCACTTCCTGCTAGATGAGATCGTTGGAAGCGCCGCCCACCGCTGCCTGGATCCTGCACCAATGGAGCAGAGTGTTATCGAAGTTATCTGTGAAAGAGGCTAA